The Daucus carota subsp. sativus chromosome 7, DH1 v3.0, whole genome shotgun sequence genome window below encodes:
- the LOC108196254 gene encoding boron transporter 1: MEETFVPFRGIKNDIRNRLLCYKQDWTGGIRAGIRILAPTTYIFFASAIPVISFGEQLERDTDGTLTAVQTLASTSLCGIIHSILGGQPLLILGVAEPTVLMYTFMFKFAKDRKDLGQELFLAWTAWVCVWTAILLFILAILGACSIINRFTRLAGELFGLLIAMLFMQEAIRGVVDEFRIPRRENPNQAAFLPSWRFGNGMFALVLSFGLLLTALRSRKARSWRYGAGWLRGFIADYGVPLMVLVWTAVSYIPAKDVPKGIPRRLVSPNPWSPHAYSNWTVIKDMLNVPPMYIIGAFIPATMIAVLYYFDHSVASQLAQQKEFNLKKPSSYHYDLLLLGFLVILCGLIGIPPSNGVIPQSPMHTKSLATLKQQLLRNKLVSAARKSISKNSNLSQLYRNMQEAYQEMQTPLVYQTPSGLGLKELKDSTLQLASSSGYIDAPVDETVFDVDKDIDDLLPVEVKEQRLSNLLQAFLVVGCLAAMPLLKMIPTSVLWGYFAFMAIESLPGNQFWERILLLFTAPSKRYKVLEEYHATFVETVPFKSIVAFTLFQTVYLLLCFGITWIPIAGVLFPLLIMLLVPVRQYMLPKFFKGAHLQDLDAAEYEESPAIAFNMSFGGQDTETRNAQISSGEILDGIVTRSRGEVRLPKSPKVTSSTPASQEGMKPAYSPRASPEAYSPHMKELMSTRPKVKGIEIRQTPSPGPSILGQSSHSSPSG, encoded by the exons ATGGAAGAAACATTTGTTCCATTCCGTGGAATCAAGAATGATATCCGAAATAGGCTGTTATGCTACAAGCAAGACTGGACTGGCGGTATTCGTGCGGGTATCAG GATCCTTGCACCAACAACATACATATTTTTTGCTTCAGCAATCCCAGTTATATCTTTTGGGGAGCAGCTAGAGAGAGATACTG ATGGAACTCTGACTGCAGTACAAACTCTTGCATCAACATCACTCTGCGGCATAATTCATTCAATTCTTGGAGGTCAACCACTTCTTATACTTGGTGTAGCTGAGCCAACAGTCTTGATGTACACATTTATGTTCAAGTTTGCGAAGGATAGAAAGGATTTGGGTCAGGAGCTTTTCTTAGCCTGGACAGCATG GGTCTGTGTTTGGACTGCCATTTTGCTTTTCATTCTAGCCATTTTGGGTGCGTGCTCCATAATCAATAGATTTACACGTCTAGCTGGTGAATTATTTGGTCTCCTTATTGCAATGCTCTTTATGCAGGAGGCTATCCGA GGAGTGGTGGATGAATTTCGCATACCCAGGAGAGAAAATCCTAATCAGGCTGCTTTTCTCCCATCTTGGCGCTTCGGCAATGGAATGTTTGCGTTGGTTCTGTCATTTGGTCTTCTCCTGACGGCATTAAGGAGCCGTAAAGCTAGATCCTGGCGCTATGGAGCAG GTTGGCTACGTGGTTTTATTGCTGATTACGGTGTGCCGCTCATGGTGCTGGTGTGGACTGCCGTCTCTTACATACCAGCTAAGGATGTCCCAAAAGGTATACCAAGGAGGCTTGTCAGTCCAAATCCATGGTCTCCTCATGCATACTCAAATTGGACAGTTATCAAG GACATGTTGAATGTGCCTCCTATGTATATTATTGGAGCATTTATTCCCGCAACCATGATTGCTGTGCTTTACTACTTCGATCATAGTGTTGCATCTCAACTTGCTCAGCAGAAGGAGTTTAATCTGAAAAAGCCTTCTTCATATCATTATGACCTCCTCCTTTTAGGTTTCCTG GTCATATTATGCGGGCTTATTGGCATTCCTCCCTCCAATGGAGTCATACCACAATCTCCAATGCATACAAAAAGCCTAGCCACTTTAAAACAGCAG CTTCTTCGCAACAAGCTAGTATCTGCAGCTCGAAAGAGCATTAGTAAGAACTCCAACCTGAGTCAGCTGTATCGGAATATGCAAGAAGCTTATCAAGAAATGCAAACTCCACTTGTCTACCAAACTCCATCTGGTTTG GGGCTTAAAGAGTTAAAAGATTCCACACTCCAACTTGCCTCGAGCAGCGGCTACATTGATGCACCAGTTGATGAGACAGTCTTTGACGTGGATAAGGACATTGATGATCTTTTACCTGTTGAAGTCAAAGAACAACGCCTGAGCAATCTGCTTCAAGCATTTTTGGTTGTTGGTTGTTTAGCGGCTATGCCTCTTCTGAAGATGATTCCTACTTCGGTACTTTGGGGTTACTTTGCATTTATGGCTATTGAAAGCTTACCTGGAAATCAGTTTTGGGAGAGGATACTTTTGCTTTTCACTGCTCCAAGTAAAAGATACAA AGTGTTGGAAGAGTATCATGCAACATTTGTTGAGACTGTACCTTTCAAATCGATTGTGGCCTTCACTTTGTTTCAGACAGTTTACCTGCTCCTGTGCTTCGGCATAACTTGGATACCTATAGCTGGTGTTCTATTTCCCCTCTTGATCATGCTTCTTGTCCCGGTGAGGCAGTATATGCTGCCCAAATTTTTCAAAGGAGCTCATCTTCAAGATTTGGATGCCGCAGAATATGAAGAATCTCCTGCAATTGCTTTTAACATGTCTTTTGGA GGTCAAGACACTGAAACAAGGAATGCTCAGATCAGTAGTGGGGAAATACTGGATGGAATTGTGACAAGAAGCCGTGGTGAGGTTCGTCTGCCCAAGAGTCCAAAAGTAACAAGTTCAACCCCAGCTTCACAAGAGGGTATGAAACCTGCATATAGCCCACGAGCATCACCTGAGGCATATAGCCCCCACATGAAGGAGTTAATGAGTACAAGACCGAAAGTCAAAGGAATCGAAATAAGGCAAACTCCTAGTCCCGGGCCATCCATTCTTGGTCAAAGCAGTCATAGTTCACCTTCAGGCTAA
- the LOC108193705 gene encoding GDSL esterase/lipase At5g62930, with translation MRPQIVLFGDSITQQSFSSGGWGAALADTFSRKADVLVRGYGGYNTRWALFLLHPIFPLDATTPPLAVTIFFGANDAALSGRTSERQHVPIEEYKENLRKIVHHIKECSNKVLVVLITPPPIDEDGRFKYARSLYGEKAMKLPERTNETTGFYAKQCIELAEELGLPSINLWSKMQETDGWQKKFLNDGLHLTPEGNAVVHQEVTRVFSESGLSPSEMQLDFPHHSNIDPEAPEKAFEIRCN, from the exons ATGAGGCCCCAAATAGTACTATTTGGGGATTCAATCACACAGCAATCTTTCAGTTCTGGTGGATGGGGTGCTGCTCTTGCTGACACTTTCTCTCGGAAG GCTGATGTTTTGGTTCGTGGGTATGGTGGGTACAACACAAGATGGGCTCTTTTCTTGTTGCATCCCATTTTCCCTCTG GATGCTACAACACCTCCCCTTGCTGTCACAATATTTTTTGGGGCTAATGATGCTGCTCTTTCAGGAAGAACAAGTGAGCGGCAACATGTGCCTATTGAAGAGTATaaagaaaatttaagaaaaatagttCATCATATAAAG GAATGCTCTAATAAGGTCTTAGTGGTGCTAATAACTCCGCCACCAATTGATGAGGATGGGCGCTTTAAATATGCACG ATCTTTATACGGAGAGAAAGCAATGAAGCTTCCGGAAAGGACAAATGAAACTACCGGCTTTTATGCAAAGCAGTGCATTGAATTGGCAGAGGAACTAGGTCTCCCTTCCATCAATTTATGGTCCAAGATGCAAGAAACGGATGGCTGGCAAAAGAAGTTTTTAAA CGATGGATTGCACCTAACACCGGAAGGAAACGCAGTTGTCCATCAAGAAGTTACAAGAGTTTTCAGTGAATCCGGGCTTTCTCCCTCAGAAATGCAACTTGATTTCCCTCACCACTCCAATATTGATCCAGAAGCACCTGAAAAAGCTTTCGAAATAAGATGTAACTAG